ATGGGTGCCTTCGGATATTTTCCAACATATACATTAGGAAATATATTCAGTGCACAATTTTTTAAAAAATTTACTGAAGAATATCCTGATTCGCATAACAAATTTGCTTCGAAAGGTGATTTTTCAGACTTATTATCTTGGTTACGAAAAAACATCCATTCTAAAGGTAAAATCTTAACAATCGAAAATTTAGTTTCGGAAGCTACAGGCGAACCAGCAAATGCGAAGTATCTTATTGCATATTTAGAAGAAAAAGTAAAGGAAGTTTCAATTTCCAAATAATTGAATCAAAGGAATCACTATGTCAGGATCAGAACAAGTATTAGAAAAACTCAGTCAACTTTCGTATTTTGATAATTTAGCATTATACTATTTGTGTAATGAAACTCCCCCTCAAACATTGGCACTGGCTTTTTTACAAATGGATGAAAAAATCGCAGGATCCATGTTAGGTGTATTGGATTTACAAAGAAGAAAGTATGTTCATGAGCTTATGGCATTACAAAAAGAAAGCTCAGAAGAGTCAAAAAAAGCCGCCGCAGAAGGATTATTACTCATTGCCGACGGACTTATTTCTAGAAATTTAATTAGCAAACAAGGTCATTATTTTTTCGGAACTAAAAAATAATACATTCCTAGCCCTAAACATAACCATCCAGCGAGAAAACTCACTCCTCCAAAAGGAGTGATGGCACCAAAAATTTTAAGTCCTGTAATTGCTAAGAAATATAAACTAAAGGAAAAAATTAGAATTCCAGTCAAAAACATCCAAATCGATAAGCGAAGGTACTTGTTTGATTTCTCGGATGTCTCGTTTTGTTCGGAAAGGATTAACATCAAAAATACGAAAAGAGCTGTAATACTATGATAAAAATGGTATTTATTTCCAGTTTCAAATGTGATCATAAGATCTGCTGATATAATTTTTTTCAGACCATGTGCTCCAAAAGCACCAATCGCCACAGCTAAAAACCCAGCTAAACAAATGAGTAAGATCAAAACTAAATCGGATTGCTTCTTGACAAGTTTCATATTCGATACTTCCTATTGCCTATGACTCCAGATCTATCCGGAAAGAATACTAAATTTGTTCGAGTTTGGCGACAACTCAATGTAGACGATGTAAAAAAACAATTACTCTATATCGATGATCTTTACGGAACTTGTGGAAATTGCAAAAAACTTGGACTCAATTATCTCAAGGATAAAAAATGCCCTGAATGTGGAATTACTTTCAAGTATCTAGCAACTAAATTGAGTAAGGTGGCGGATATTGCCAAAATTTTGAGTAGAATTGAAAAAGAAGGATTGGAACTAACTTTGATCGAAAGAGAAGATTTTGAAAGATCAAGTGCATCAGATGCAGCACGTGATCTTTTTAAATCATAAAATTTATTAACTAAAACTTAAAAGACCAACCAAATTGAGCTGTTTTATTGTGAGCAGCTGTGTCTTCCCAAGCATCAAATGCTCGCACAACTCTAGTTACGGCCATTGCTGCAAAAATACCAACAGCGTTTGGTGATTCCCAAACATTTCCTGGTCCTTTTGTATTCAACATATGATCATAAATATTCTTTTTTGGTAAATTTTCTTGAGCATATAAGTAGGCACCACCTACCAAAATTAAATCACATAAAAAATAAATGCTCATACTAACGAAAGTATCACGATTTGTGAATAGTGGAGAATTCCAGGAATTATAACCAACAGATGCCATTGGTGTAATTAAATTTAAACCTTGAGAAACAATATGATATTTTTCAGTTAATGGAACTGCTGATTCGTGTGGAGGTTTTTGTAACAACTCCTGTTCCAAAATTTGTTTCCACATTTTTTCCTGACCCCTTCTCGGAGACTCGATACGGATAATGGAATCGGGTGAAGTTTTCCCAACCTTT
The sequence above is a segment of the Leptospira levettii genome. Coding sequences within it:
- a CDS encoding DUF423 domain-containing protein, whose protein sequence is MKLVKKQSDLVLILLICLAGFLAVAIGAFGAHGLKKIISADLMITFETGNKYHFYHSITALFVFLMLILSEQNETSEKSNKYLRLSIWMFLTGILIFSFSLYFLAITGLKIFGAITPFGGVSFLAGWLCLGLGMYYFLVPKK